The Agelaius phoeniceus isolate bAgePho1 chromosome 4, bAgePho1.hap1, whole genome shotgun sequence genome includes a region encoding these proteins:
- the ADRA2C gene encoding alpha-2C adrenergic receptor, protein MDLLLLVNTSLGSPNESLALLPASPSSSALLQPPSPYSPAAVAGLAAVVGFLIVFTIVGNVLVVIAVLTSRALRAPQNLFLVSLASADILVATLVMPFSLANELMNYWYFGKAWCNIYLALDVLFCTSSIVHLCAISLDRYWSVTQAVEYNLKRTPRRIKAIILTVWLISAIISFPPLISVYRDPEGDVFPQCKLNDETWYILSSCIGSFFAPCLIMVLVYIRIYRVAKLRTRTLSEKRTMPEGSSQTENGLSRAAGGCTSLRMPLGENGHYSAHHWRKASELEDIELEESSTSESRRRRSREEHRRKSKSQSFSYSYSSKHSSGRLSRASNRSMQFFSYRRRRKRSSICRKKVAQAREKRFTFVLAVVMGVFVVCWFPFFFSYSLYGICREACEVPETLFKFFFWIGYCNSSLNPVIYTIFNQDFRRSFKHILFKKKKKNFRH, encoded by the coding sequence ATGGATCTGCTGCTGTTGGTGAACACGAGCCTGGGCTCCCCCAACGAGTCCCTGGCGCTGCTCCCCGCCTCGCCGTCCTCCTCGGCCCTCCTGCAGCCGCCCTCCCCCTACTCGCCGGCGGCCGTGGCCGGCCTGGCGGCGGTGGTGGGCTTCCTCATCGTCTTCACCATCGTGGGCAACGTGCTGGTGGTGATAGCTGTGCTCACCAGCCGGGCGCTGAGAGCCCCCCAGAACCTcttcctggtgtccctggccaGCGCGGACATCCTGGTGGCTACCCTGGTCATGCCTTTCTCCTTAGCCAACGAGCTTATGAATTACTGGTACTTCGGCAAGGCTTGGTGTAACATTTACCTGGCGCTGGACGTGCTGTTCTGTACCTCGTCCATCGTCCACCTGTGCGCCATCAGCCTCGACAGGTATTGGTCGGTCACACAGGCGGTGGAGTACAACCTCAAGCGGACACCGCGGCGGATCAAGGCCATCATCCTCACCGTGTGGCTCATTTCAGCCATCATCTCCTTCCCGCCATTGATCTCCGTGTACCGGGACCCTGAAGGAGATGTCTTTCCCCAGTGCAAGCTCAATGACGAGACATGGTACATCCTTTCTTCTTGCATCGGCTCTTTCTTTGCCCCCTGCCTCATCATGGTGTTGGTCTATATCCGCATCTACCGCGTGGCCAAGCTAAGGACCAGGACCCTCTCTGAGAAGCGTACGATGCCAGAGGGGTCCTCCCAGACTGAGAACGGCTTGAGCCGCGCTGCCGGCGGCTGCACGTCCCTGAGGATGCCGCTGGGAGAGAACGGACATTATTCGGCGCACCACTGGCGCAAAGCCTCTGAGCTGGAGGACAttgagctggaggagagcagcaCCTCAGAGAGCAGGCGGAGGCGGAGCCGGGAGGAGCATCGCCGCAAAAGCAAGAGCCAGTCCTTCTCCTACTCGTACTCCTCCAAGCACTCCAGTGGCCGCCTGTCCCGTGCGAGCAATCGCTCCATGCAGTTCTTCTCCTACCGCCGCCGCCGGAAGCGTAGCAGCATCTGCCGTAAGAAAGTTGCCCAGGCCCGGGAGAAACGCTTCACTTTTGTGCTGGCTGTGGTCATGGGGGTCTTTGTAGTTTGCTGgttcccttttttcttcagcTACAGCCTCTATGGTATTTGCCGGGAGGCATGTGAGGTCCCCGAGACTCTCTTCAAGTTCTTCTTCTGGATTGGGTATTGCAATAGCTCCCTCAACCCAGTCATCTACACCATCTTCAACCAGGACTTCCGCAGGTCCTTTAAACACATTCTttttaagaagaagaagaagaacttCCGGCATTGA